One window from the genome of Echinicola vietnamensis DSM 17526 encodes:
- a CDS encoding LytR/AlgR family response regulator transcription factor has translation MKTQILIVEDNPELADNTKDLLEAEGYEVCDILDSDEKIEDTLFEKFPAAVLLDIHLKGNSNGIDIAHNIREKFNIPVIFFTSSTDKETLNKVKEVSPDGYIVKPFSKDTLITTLTLAISNYETKNADKVSELIVHDKIIKGSIFIRDKGYLKKIAIKDIDWIKADGSYTHISTGDNTVYTLRNVLKDVLQKLPSLLFCKVNKAFIVNLDKIDALNSKEILIKDQSIPVGRNYYQNILSRLNQVTR, from the coding sequence ATGAAAACACAGATACTAATTGTAGAGGACAATCCTGAACTGGCAGATAATACAAAAGACCTTTTAGAAGCTGAAGGGTACGAAGTGTGTGACATTCTGGATTCAGACGAAAAAATCGAAGATACCTTATTTGAAAAGTTCCCAGCAGCAGTTTTGTTGGATATTCATCTAAAAGGTAACAGTAACGGTATTGACATAGCCCACAATATCCGAGAGAAGTTCAATATCCCGGTCATTTTCTTCACCAGCTCCACGGATAAAGAAACACTAAACAAAGTGAAGGAAGTCTCTCCTGACGGATATATCGTCAAACCCTTTTCAAAAGACACCTTGATCACTACCCTTACCTTGGCCATTAGTAATTATGAAACAAAAAATGCGGACAAGGTATCTGAATTAATCGTGCATGATAAAATCATCAAAGGATCTATCTTTATTAGAGACAAAGGTTATTTAAAAAAAATAGCGATTAAAGACATCGATTGGATCAAAGCCGATGGCTCCTACACCCACATCAGCACAGGAGACAATACCGTCTACACCTTAAGAAATGTCTTGAAAGATGTCCTTCAAAAACTTCCGTCATTGCTTTTCTGTAAAGTCAACAAAGCATTTATCGTTAACCTCGATAAAATAGACGCCCTTAATTCCAAAGAAATCCTTATCAAGGATCAATCCATCCCTGTGGGCAGGAATTATTACCAGAACATTCTGTCCAGGTTAAATCAAGTGACCCGTTAA
- a CDS encoding PAS domain-containing sensor histidine kinase yields the protein MLRASYSIDNNNQKTPSQVVFPATDGLQNLCCKEKGGSMEKVSTELFKIQRLYHTGELTANKAFDRVNSIVSDLVSFEAILFGRLHADKVDRFIYFCSGTNDRSDLEYWNDVKNATNKLLCKNVDALNSGLMVSGKSTFGKMTEDVAEAKKYLMIPTLMDNESLGFLALVNVEEVHLEKCEGPLRELTVAFALIYLFELRMAGSGATVNGKSKNELLDMLVKHSSDMIGVFDVNWMPKYLSPSFEQAFGFTRNQLMDPSFFEGFRSKVKDMEKVVVDGVKRYRFTNLNSAGERIWLESIFDTLYDEDGEIQGHMAIMRNISEEVIGEQKMSEALEKEIALNKMKSQFISITSHEFKTPLSTIKSSIEICNIELQRQLQEHPSEQKFKKHFNRVNNEVDRMNSLLVNLLNLEKINQGVIQVSSKGKKINSYLRSVLEDWVDQDSVHFETTLPEDFIHSIDVSLMNQVITNLVENALKYGNRDEKVIVKAHHTDRELVVSVRDFGDGIPEKEQEHLFKPFFRASNSSKYDKGSGLGLMITKKFIELQNGTVHFESEEGVGTCFFLTFPLT from the coding sequence ATGTTGAGAGCGTCATATTCAATAGACAATAATAACCAAAAAACACCAAGCCAAGTAGTCTTTCCTGCTACTGATGGACTTCAAAATTTGTGTTGTAAGGAAAAAGGAGGAAGTATGGAAAAAGTTTCTACCGAGCTTTTCAAGATTCAGCGGCTTTACCACACTGGCGAACTTACAGCCAATAAAGCGTTTGACCGGGTGAACTCGATTGTTTCGGATTTAGTTTCGTTTGAGGCGATCCTATTTGGAAGGCTGCATGCAGATAAAGTAGATAGGTTCATTTATTTTTGTTCGGGTACGAATGATAGGTCAGATCTGGAGTATTGGAACGACGTGAAGAATGCCACGAATAAACTTTTATGCAAGAACGTGGACGCACTCAATAGTGGTTTGATGGTTTCAGGGAAAAGTACTTTTGGAAAAATGACTGAAGACGTAGCGGAGGCAAAGAAGTATTTGATGATCCCTACTCTCATGGACAACGAAAGCCTGGGCTTTTTGGCGTTGGTGAATGTGGAGGAAGTGCATCTTGAGAAATGCGAAGGGCCATTGCGGGAATTGACCGTAGCTTTTGCGCTTATTTATTTGTTCGAATTGCGAATGGCGGGTTCAGGGGCTACGGTGAATGGCAAAAGCAAAAACGAACTATTGGATATGCTGGTGAAACATTCATCCGATATGATAGGGGTGTTTGATGTCAATTGGATGCCGAAATATCTTTCCCCTTCATTTGAGCAGGCGTTTGGATTTACTAGAAACCAGTTAATGGATCCTTCTTTTTTCGAAGGGTTTAGAAGTAAGGTGAAAGATATGGAAAAGGTGGTGGTAGATGGTGTGAAAAGGTACCGTTTTACCAATCTTAATTCAGCCGGGGAAAGGATATGGTTGGAAAGTATTTTTGACACCTTGTATGATGAAGATGGAGAGATTCAAGGGCATATGGCCATCATGCGGAATATTTCTGAGGAGGTAATTGGTGAGCAAAAGATGAGCGAGGCGCTGGAAAAGGAAATTGCCTTAAATAAAATGAAATCTCAGTTTATTTCCATTACTTCCCATGAGTTTAAGACCCCCTTGTCCACCATCAAGTCAAGCATCGAAATTTGTAATATTGAGTTGCAGCGCCAGCTTCAAGAACATCCCTCTGAGCAAAAATTTAAAAAGCACTTTAATCGAGTAAACAATGAAGTGGATCGGATGAATTCTCTTCTAGTAAACCTTCTAAACCTCGAGAAGATCAATCAAGGGGTGATCCAAGTGAGTTCAAAAGGAAAAAAAATCAACAGTTACCTTCGATCGGTATTGGAGGATTGGGTGGATCAGGATTCGGTGCACTTTGAAACCACTTTGCCGGAAGACTTTATCCACTCCATCGATGTTAGCTTGATGAACCAAGTCATTACCAATTTGGTGGAGAATGCACTGAAATATGGCAATAGGGATGAAAAAGTAATCGTCAAAGCCCATCACACGGATCGGGAATTGGTGGTTTCCGTAAGAGACTTTGGCGATGGAATACCCGAAAAAGAACAAGAGCATCTATTTAAGCCGTTTTTCAGGGCATCGAATTCCAGCAAGTATGACAAAGGCTCTGGGCTGGGATTGATGATCACCAAAAAGTTTATTGAGCTCCAAAATGGAACCGTCCATTTTGAATCCGAAGAAGGAGTGGGAACATGTTTTTTCCTTACTTTTCCCTTAACCTAA
- a CDS encoding 3-keto-disaccharide hydrolase has translation MKKVLLPILAICGITACSPSTKKQQDSEVKEVSIATDDLEGGWKSLFNGEDLAHWKVKISKHELEDNYANTFRVEDGMMKVRYDGYEDFDQQYGHIFYDEPFSAYLLHLEYRFVGEQAPGGEGWALRNSGAMLHGQSPESMLKDQDFPISIEGQLLGGDGEHDRTTSNLCTPGTNVVMDGELFTPHCVSSSSKTYHGEQWVSADFLVLADSVVQHIVEGDTVMTYYAPQIGGGNVDPVDPAVKQDGKLLTEGYISLQSESHPIDFRKVELFDLAPYMDDPESLKAVLKKLRNR, from the coding sequence ATGAAAAAAGTACTATTACCCATTTTGGCTATTTGTGGTATTACAGCATGTTCCCCATCCACTAAAAAGCAGCAAGACTCGGAAGTAAAGGAGGTTTCCATTGCTACGGATGACCTTGAGGGGGGGTGGAAATCACTGTTTAATGGGGAGGATTTGGCTCATTGGAAGGTGAAAATATCTAAACACGAACTGGAGGATAATTATGCCAATACTTTCAGGGTAGAGGATGGAATGATGAAGGTACGTTATGATGGATATGAGGATTTTGATCAGCAGTATGGCCATATTTTTTATGATGAACCATTTTCTGCCTATTTACTTCATCTCGAGTATCGTTTTGTAGGAGAACAAGCCCCGGGAGGGGAAGGTTGGGCGTTGCGAAATAGCGGTGCAATGCTTCATGGACAGTCTCCCGAAAGTATGCTGAAAGACCAGGATTTCCCCATTTCCATTGAGGGCCAGCTACTCGGCGGAGACGGAGAGCATGACCGTACCACCAGTAACCTTTGTACACCAGGTACTAATGTGGTTATGGATGGAGAGCTCTTTACGCCTCATTGTGTGAGCTCCAGCTCTAAAACCTACCATGGTGAACAATGGGTATCGGCTGATTTTTTGGTTTTGGCGGACTCAGTCGTCCAGCATATCGTGGAGGGTGATACGGTCATGACCTATTATGCTCCCCAGATTGGAGGGGGGAACGTAGATCCAGTAGATCCAGCGGTAAAGCAGGATGGTAAATTACTGACAGAAGGCTATATTTCCTTACAAAGTGAAAGTCATCCCATCGATTTTCGAAAAGTGGAATTGTTTGATTTAGCACCCTATATGGATGATCCTGAATCGTTAAAAGCTGTTTTGAAGAAATTGAGAAACCGATAG
- a CDS encoding DUF2264 domain-containing protein, producing the protein MNRRSFVKYIPAVGAVGILPSTLSAKTTPPAPSNPNERSYWANTLYKIASPVLSQMSQGKLRASMPVETPPKAYQGRENVTHLEALGRTLAGVAPWLALPDSADHEGQMRKDLREKALKSIAHSVDPNSPDYLNWTKGSQPLVDGAFLVHGIMRAPEALWEPLDEKVKKRFVQEIKNQKEAIPPYYNNWLLFGAMLDAFLLFVGEGGDFMRIDFAVKKHDEWYVGDGWYGDGQNFHMDYYNGYVIQPMMLQVLKVAASKRKSYQDLYERVGKRMTRFAEQQERLISPEGTYPPVGRSITYRVGAFQPLAETALLGTLPEAITGAQVRSALSAIIQRQFEAPGTFDQDGWLTIGFCGHQPEMGDAYISTGSLYLCTLGFLPLGLPTDHDFWTAADADWSAKKAWAGQSIPADHAISF; encoded by the coding sequence ATGAATAGACGATCTTTCGTAAAATACATTCCGGCTGTGGGAGCTGTCGGCATTTTGCCAAGCACCCTCTCCGCAAAAACTACTCCCCCGGCCCCTTCAAACCCAAATGAAAGAAGCTATTGGGCCAATACCCTGTATAAGATTGCCTCTCCAGTGCTCAGCCAAATGAGCCAAGGGAAACTCCGTGCTAGCATGCCGGTAGAAACCCCTCCGAAAGCTTACCAGGGTAGGGAAAATGTCACCCATCTGGAAGCCCTGGGAAGAACCCTTGCCGGGGTGGCTCCTTGGCTAGCCCTCCCAGACAGTGCAGACCATGAGGGACAGATGCGAAAGGATCTTCGGGAAAAAGCATTGAAAAGCATCGCGCACAGTGTCGACCCTAATTCCCCTGACTACCTCAACTGGACCAAAGGCTCCCAACCCCTTGTGGATGGGGCTTTTTTGGTTCATGGGATCATGCGTGCTCCGGAGGCCCTTTGGGAGCCACTGGATGAGAAAGTCAAAAAGCGTTTTGTGCAAGAGATCAAAAATCAAAAGGAAGCTATTCCTCCCTATTATAACAACTGGCTATTGTTTGGAGCCATGCTCGACGCCTTCTTGCTGTTTGTCGGGGAAGGTGGTGACTTCATGCGGATAGATTTTGCCGTCAAGAAACATGACGAATGGTACGTAGGAGATGGTTGGTATGGCGACGGCCAAAATTTCCACATGGACTATTACAATGGCTATGTCATCCAGCCAATGATGCTTCAAGTCCTAAAAGTAGCCGCATCCAAACGGAAAAGCTATCAAGACCTCTATGAACGTGTGGGCAAAAGAATGACGCGATTTGCCGAGCAGCAAGAACGCCTAATTTCGCCGGAGGGCACCTATCCACCTGTGGGGAGGTCCATCACTTACCGCGTCGGCGCCTTCCAGCCATTGGCAGAAACGGCCCTATTGGGGACATTACCGGAAGCCATTACCGGAGCTCAGGTTCGCAGTGCCCTAAGCGCCATTATCCAGCGACAATTTGAAGCACCCGGCACTTTCGATCAGGACGGATGGCTGACCATTGGCTTCTGTGGTCATCAGCCAGAGATGGGCGACGCTTATATTTCCACAGGAAGCCTATACCTATGTACATTAGGCTTTTTGCCGTTGGGTTTGCCGACTGACCATGATTTCTGGACGGCAGCAGATGCCGATTGGTCTGCCAAGAAAGCTTGGGCAGGACAAAGCATCCCTGCAGACCATGCTATTTCATTTTAA
- a CDS encoding beta-N-acetylhexosaminidase: MKTYSFFLLSILICLPSFGQNRPEIIPLPTSYDKGEVPFPITATTKIQYSNKLLQEEAYFLQKMFLSQKAFPLGIETSEGSASDIHLVLSESVSDDYQLSIHPSRGITISSATETGIFHGIISLLQLADQAPLSEGRINIPSWQISDRPAYRWRGFMLDESRHFFGMEKVKSLLDWMAYYKLNKFHWHLTDAQGWRIAINGYPKLALIGGIGDNSDPNAPARYYTQAEIKEIVRYAAERKIDIIPEIDMPGHATAANRAYPEFSGGGSEKYPAFTFHPAKEETYAYLSTILREADALFPEQMIHLGGDEVSFGNQQWKTDPHVQQLMDSQGLEDLKAVEDYFMKRMADSLFALNNTILAWDEMADAGLPTDRSVLFWWRHDQPQQLQKLLENNIQTVICPRIPLYFDFVQQDNDRYGRKWGGNFNPLQRVYEFSLSQLEVPASKRSLILGFQANLWTETVTHEARLDYLTFPRLAALAEVAWTPTSQKDFGDFSNRLKKHLPLYQQAGIYFFDPFDADKHPEPIIMK; the protein is encoded by the coding sequence ATGAAAACGTACAGTTTTTTTCTACTATCCATTTTGATCTGCCTCCCTTCCTTTGGACAAAACCGTCCTGAAATCATTCCTTTGCCCACAAGCTATGATAAAGGAGAGGTACCTTTCCCCATCACGGCCACTACCAAGATCCAGTATTCCAATAAACTGCTGCAAGAGGAGGCATATTTTTTACAAAAAATGTTTCTTTCGCAAAAGGCATTTCCTCTGGGAATCGAAACCTCAGAAGGATCGGCCAGCGACATCCACCTGGTGCTTTCCGAGTCAGTATCTGATGATTATCAATTATCCATCCATCCATCCCGTGGAATCACCATCTCTTCTGCCACAGAGACGGGTATTTTCCATGGCATCATTTCTTTATTACAGCTGGCTGATCAAGCTCCCCTTTCAGAAGGCAGGATCAACATCCCTTCGTGGCAAATTTCAGACCGCCCTGCTTACCGCTGGCGAGGTTTTATGCTGGACGAATCAAGACATTTTTTCGGAATGGAGAAGGTCAAATCACTCTTGGACTGGATGGCATATTATAAACTAAACAAGTTTCATTGGCACCTGACGGATGCACAAGGCTGGAGAATAGCCATCAACGGCTATCCTAAATTGGCCCTGATAGGAGGCATTGGAGACAACAGCGACCCCAACGCTCCTGCCCGCTATTACACCCAAGCAGAGATCAAAGAAATTGTCCGCTATGCCGCGGAGCGAAAAATCGACATCATTCCGGAAATCGACATGCCCGGACATGCCACAGCTGCCAATAGGGCCTATCCGGAATTCAGCGGCGGAGGGTCGGAAAAATATCCGGCGTTTACCTTTCACCCTGCAAAGGAAGAAACCTATGCCTATCTGAGCACCATTCTACGTGAAGCCGATGCGCTTTTTCCTGAACAAATGATTCACTTAGGGGGAGATGAAGTAAGTTTTGGGAATCAGCAGTGGAAAACGGATCCCCACGTACAACAACTCATGGACTCCCAAGGGCTGGAAGACTTAAAAGCCGTAGAAGATTACTTCATGAAGCGCATGGCAGACTCGCTTTTTGCTCTTAACAATACTATTTTGGCCTGGGACGAAATGGCAGATGCTGGGCTTCCTACGGACAGAAGTGTTTTATTTTGGTGGCGACATGACCAGCCGCAGCAACTCCAAAAGCTATTGGAAAACAATATTCAGACGGTTATTTGTCCGAGGATTCCGTTGTACTTTGATTTTGTACAGCAGGATAACGACCGTTATGGAAGAAAATGGGGCGGCAACTTCAACCCACTCCAACGCGTCTACGAATTTAGTTTGTCCCAGCTGGAAGTCCCTGCTTCAAAAAGGTCTTTGATATTGGGTTTTCAAGCCAATCTATGGACTGAGACGGTCACTCATGAAGCACGACTGGACTATTTGACGTTCCCTCGCCTCGCCGCCCTAGCAGAAGTAGCCTGGACCCCAACGAGCCAAAAAGATTTCGGAGATTTTTCAAACAGGTTAAAAAAACATCTTCCACTTTACCAACAGGCAGGGATTTACTTTTTCGACCCATTTGACGCTGATAAGCACCCTGAACCGATCATAATGAAATAA
- a CDS encoding glycoside hydrolase family 88 protein, protein MKRNHKFIYALLAAGLLVTGCGQSTQKTEEPDASSPDITEAFIQENIAFSVKQYEHLSTLVPEDKLPRTFIQEEAKSVSSGTSWWTSGFYPGTLLYLYEMSGDSSMLQLAEQKLEILEKEKDNKGTHDLGFMLFCSFGNAYRITGNEHYKEVMLQGAESLATRFHPETGLIKSWDHGSWKYPVIIDNMMNLEFLFWASDVSGDDKYRNINISHADSTLKNHFRDDFSSYHVVDYDPATGQVVDKKTHQGKADDSAWSRGQSWGLYGYTVMYRDTKDPAYLAQAENIAAFILDHPNMPADMVPYWDYDAPATDTTYRDASAAALNASALLELSKYTADKTKAEKYVSAAEKTLISLSSDKYRAKLGENGGFILMHSVGSLPHNSEVDVPLTYADYYYIEALKRYQEWFLD, encoded by the coding sequence ATGAAACGAAATCACAAATTTATCTACGCTCTGTTGGCTGCAGGTCTATTGGTTACTGGCTGCGGCCAATCCACCCAAAAAACAGAGGAACCGGATGCTTCTTCACCTGATATTACGGAAGCTTTCATCCAAGAGAACATTGCCTTTTCCGTGAAACAATATGAGCACCTAAGCACCTTGGTTCCAGAAGACAAGCTTCCGAGGACATTTATTCAAGAAGAAGCTAAATCGGTTAGTTCGGGCACCAGCTGGTGGACCTCTGGCTTTTATCCCGGGACGTTGCTATACCTCTATGAAATGTCTGGTGATTCCTCCATGCTTCAGCTGGCCGAGCAAAAATTGGAAATCCTGGAAAAAGAAAAAGACAATAAAGGTACCCATGACCTTGGCTTCATGCTGTTTTGTAGCTTTGGGAATGCTTATCGGATTACCGGGAATGAACATTACAAAGAAGTCATGCTACAAGGTGCTGAATCCTTAGCCACCCGTTTTCATCCAGAGACTGGCCTGATCAAATCATGGGACCATGGTTCGTGGAAATACCCGGTGATCATTGACAATATGATGAACCTGGAGTTTCTCTTTTGGGCATCTGACGTTTCAGGAGACGACAAATACCGCAACATTAACATTTCCCATGCAGATAGTACCCTTAAAAATCACTTCCGTGATGATTTCAGCTCCTATCATGTCGTGGACTATGATCCTGCAACGGGCCAGGTGGTGGACAAGAAAACACACCAAGGAAAAGCGGATGACTCCGCATGGTCACGCGGACAATCTTGGGGGCTGTATGGATATACTGTCATGTACCGCGACACCAAAGACCCAGCGTATTTGGCCCAGGCTGAAAATATTGCGGCCTTTATCCTTGACCATCCTAACATGCCTGCAGACATGGTCCCTTATTGGGATTATGACGCCCCGGCCACGGACACCACTTACCGCGATGCATCCGCGGCGGCGCTGAATGCTTCGGCACTTCTGGAATTGAGCAAATACACTGCAGATAAAACGAAAGCAGAAAAATATGTATCTGCCGCAGAAAAGACCCTCATCAGTCTTTCATCGGATAAGTATCGTGCTAAGCTTGGCGAAAATGGTGGATTTATCTTAATGCACAGTGTGGGATCTTTACCGCATAACTCTGAAGTCGATGTACCGCTTACCTATGCTGATTATTACTACATTGAAGCGCTCAAAAGGTACCAAGAATGGTTTCTAGACTAA
- a CDS encoding RNA polymerase sigma factor, whose protein sequence is MIAKPRSLEEVWTAFLDGEDEALGYIYAENIDRLYNYGRQFTPQKSLVKDTIQDVFCQLIDDRKKLGKARSVRAYLMACLRRRLLEALKNERRNRDYEVNDEAFFIAVDANSYFIDSNLSLDQKKVLEKYCNELPVRQREIIMMRFFENMPYEEIAEVMGLANAKTVRTMMYRGLNKLSDSLTPYKSQLLQLLIMMEMLE, encoded by the coding sequence ATGATAGCAAAGCCCCGTAGTTTAGAAGAAGTTTGGACGGCATTTTTGGACGGTGAAGATGAAGCATTGGGCTATATCTATGCTGAAAATATAGACAGGCTTTATAATTATGGAAGGCAGTTTACTCCCCAAAAGTCTTTGGTAAAAGATACCATTCAGGATGTCTTCTGCCAATTGATCGATGATCGTAAAAAATTGGGAAAGGCACGCTCGGTAAGAGCGTATCTGATGGCCTGTTTGCGCAGGAGGTTGCTGGAAGCTTTGAAAAATGAACGGAGGAATCGGGACTATGAGGTGAATGATGAAGCGTTTTTTATCGCCGTGGATGCCAATTCCTATTTTATCGATTCCAACCTGTCCTTGGATCAAAAGAAGGTTTTAGAGAAGTATTGCAATGAGCTTCCTGTACGCCAGCGGGAGATTATCATGATGCGATTTTTTGAAAATATGCCGTATGAGGAAATTGCCGAAGTAATGGGGCTTGCCAATGCCAAAACCGTGAGGACCATGATGTACCGAGGACTCAACAAACTATCGGATTCTTTGACCCCATATAAGTCGCAGCTATTGCAGCTGCTGATCATGATGGAGATGCTTGAATGA
- a CDS encoding FecR family protein, producing the protein MDFKSFVFKELLEDEYFIQWLTAPDKESDRYWHAWMRNNPDKAAVLKDIKAVVNAIEPKRAYQLEEEEKDVLLGHIQQYAAKRQGKIVSRSGSKKRRKMTNVGLMAASFIILAILTANYFGLFHRFDDVPVLMEERLVLKQTNKGTKSSFYLPDGTLVKLNSASSLEFPAVFSDTLRKVKLTGQAFFEVTRNEEVPFIVETERMEIQVLGTSFDVLSNIKDELFEVAVASGKVKVNTYSGNQEILGKTEMTHLDMRSGQLIKEHFDPDYKLGWKDGILAFEGEDFGRVFRRLEDWFGVTISVSSDIALEKSYTGKYDNQSLENVLRGMSTVLDFRYEIQGKAVTIYR; encoded by the coding sequence ATGGATTTCAAAAGTTTTGTTTTCAAGGAATTACTGGAGGATGAATATTTTATCCAGTGGTTAACGGCTCCGGATAAGGAATCTGATCGGTATTGGCATGCATGGATGCGCAACAACCCGGATAAGGCGGCTGTACTAAAGGACATTAAGGCGGTGGTCAACGCCATCGAGCCCAAGCGGGCTTATCAGCTGGAAGAGGAAGAGAAGGATGTGCTATTGGGGCATATTCAGCAATATGCAGCTAAGCGACAGGGGAAAATTGTAAGTCGTAGTGGGAGCAAAAAGCGCCGGAAGATGACCAATGTAGGCTTGATGGCGGCTAGTTTTATCATCCTAGCCATTCTGACCGCCAATTATTTTGGACTGTTTCACCGATTCGATGATGTTCCCGTGCTGATGGAGGAGCGATTGGTCTTAAAACAAACCAACAAGGGAACCAAATCGAGCTTTTATTTACCCGACGGTACGCTTGTGAAATTGAATTCCGCTAGCTCACTGGAGTTTCCTGCTGTTTTTTCGGATACCCTAAGGAAAGTGAAGTTGACTGGTCAGGCATTTTTCGAAGTGACCAGAAATGAGGAAGTGCCTTTTATCGTGGAAACGGAGCGGATGGAGATCCAAGTGCTCGGGACCTCGTTTGATGTGCTCAGCAATATCAAAGATGAGCTATTTGAGGTGGCAGTAGCCTCTGGAAAAGTGAAAGTGAATACCTACTCCGGAAATCAAGAAATCCTTGGCAAAACAGAAATGACACATTTGGACATGAGAAGTGGCCAGTTGATCAAAGAGCATTTTGACCCTGATTACAAATTGGGCTGGAAAGATGGAATTCTGGCATTTGAGGGGGAGGATTTTGGTAGGGTCTTTAGGCGTCTGGAGGATTGGTTTGGGGTGACCATTTCGGTGTCCAGTGACATTGCACTTGAAAAATCCTACACCGGAAAATACGATAACCAGTCCCTTGAGAATGTTCTGAGAGGAATGTCAACCGTCTTGGATTTTAGATATGAGATCCAAGGGAAAGCAGTAACGATATATCGATAA